Proteins from a single region of Fusobacterium gonidiaformans ATCC 25563:
- a CDS encoding FAD-binding oxidoreductase: MGGYVYNQVSPELVEKFKQIVPGKVYVGEEINQDYFHDEMPIYGEGQPEVLIDATTTEDIAAIVKLCYENNIPVIPRGAGTGLTGASVAIKGGVMINMTKMNKILEYDYENFVVRVEPGVLLIELAEDAQRQGLLYPPDPGEKYATLGGNVATNAGGMRAVKYGSTRDYVRAMTVVLPTGEIVKLGATVSKTSTGYSLLNLMIGSEGTLGIITELTLKLIPAPKETISLIIPYEKLEECIATVPKFFMNHLQPQALEFMEREIVLSSERYIGKSVFPKELEGTEIGAYLLVTFDGDNMEELEEITEKAAEVVLEAGALDVLVADTPAKKKDAWAARSSFLEAIEAETKLLDECDVVVPVNKIAPYLNYVNGVGEKFDFTVKSFGHAGDGNLHIYACSNDMEDAEFKRQVAEFMTDIYQKAAEMGGQISGEHGIGYGKMDYLSEFAGTVNMRLMKGIKEVFDPKMILNPNKICYKM, translated from the coding sequence ATGGGAGGATATGTTTACAATCAAGTGAGCCCAGAATTGGTTGAAAAATTTAAACAAATTGTTCCTGGAAAGGTGTATGTGGGAGAAGAAATCAATCAAGATTATTTCCACGATGAAATGCCAATCTATGGGGAAGGACAACCGGAAGTGCTGATTGATGCAACAACAACAGAAGACATCGCAGCGATTGTAAAGTTGTGTTACGAAAATAACATTCCAGTAATTCCAAGAGGAGCCGGAACCGGATTAACAGGGGCTTCTGTTGCTATTAAAGGCGGTGTCATGATCAACATGACGAAAATGAATAAAATTTTAGAATATGACTATGAAAACTTCGTGGTTAGAGTAGAACCAGGGGTGTTATTGATAGAATTAGCAGAAGATGCTCAAAGACAAGGATTATTATATCCACCTGATCCGGGAGAAAAATATGCAACTTTAGGTGGAAATGTCGCAACCAATGCCGGAGGAATGAGAGCTGTAAAATATGGTTCGACAAGAGATTATGTAAGAGCGATGACAGTGGTTCTTCCTACCGGAGAAATTGTGAAATTAGGAGCTACCGTATCTAAGACAAGTACCGGATATAGCTTGTTGAACTTAATGATTGGTTCTGAAGGAACTTTGGGAATTATCACAGAACTAACTTTAAAATTGATTCCGGCACCAAAAGAAACCATTAGTTTAATTATTCCATATGAAAAATTAGAAGAATGTATTGCTACGGTACCAAAATTCTTTATGAATCATTTGCAACCGCAAGCTTTGGAATTTATGGAAAGAGAAATTGTACTTTCTTCAGAACGATACATTGGAAAGAGTGTATTTCCAAAAGAATTGGAAGGAACAGAAATCGGAGCTTACTTATTGGTAACTTTTGATGGAGACAATATGGAAGAATTAGAAGAAATTACAGAAAAGGCGGCAGAAGTTGTTTTAGAAGCAGGAGCTTTAGATGTTTTAGTTGCAGATACTCCGGCAAAGAAAAAAGATGCTTGGGCTGCTAGAAGTAGTTTCTTGGAAGCGATAGAAGCAGAAACTAAGTTGTTAGATGAATGTGATGTTGTCGTTCCTGTCAATAAAATTGCTCCTTACTTAAATTATGTAAATGGAGTAGGAGAAAAATTTGATTTTACTGTAAAGAGTTTTGGACATGCTGGGGATGGAAATCTTCACATCTATGCTTGTAGTAATGACATGGAAGACGCTGAATTTAAACGACAAGTTGCTGAATTTATGACAGATATTTATCAAAAGGCAGCAGAAATGGGTGGACAAATTTCCGGAGAACATGGAATTGGATATGGAAAGATGGACTACTTATCTGAATTTGCCGGAACTGTAAATATGAGACTTATGAAGGGAATCAAAGAAGTATTTGACCCTAAGATGATATTAAACCCTAATAAAATTTGCTATAAAATGTAA
- a CDS encoding acyl-CoA dehydrogenase family protein: MAYLISEEAQDLLADVKKFCENEVKEQCKEYDVTGEWPKEIYDKAIEQGYHALEVPEEFGGPGLSRVDVAALLEEMAIADAGFATTISASGLGMKPVLISGSQEQKQRVADLILEGGFGAFCLTEPGAGSDASAGKTTAVKDGDSYILNGRKCFITNGAVASFYCITAMTDKTKGVKGISMFLVEAGTPGLSTGNHENKMGIRTSNTCDVVLEDCRIPASALVGKEGEGFAIAMKTLDQARTWMGCIATGIAQRGINEAIAYGKERIQFGKPVIKNQALQFKIADMEIKTETARQMVAHALTKMDLGLPFAKESAIAKCYAGDIAMEVASEAIQVFGGYGYSREYPVEKLIRDAKIFQIFEGTNEIQRIVIANNVIGR, translated from the coding sequence ATGGCATACTTAATTTCGGAAGAAGCTCAAGACTTATTGGCAGACGTAAAGAAGTTTTGTGAAAATGAAGTGAAAGAACAATGTAAAGAATATGATGTGACTGGAGAATGGCCAAAAGAAATTTATGATAAGGCAATTGAACAAGGATATCATGCATTGGAAGTTCCTGAAGAATTCGGTGGACCAGGATTAAGTAGAGTAGATGTAGCAGCTTTATTAGAAGAAATGGCAATTGCAGACGCAGGATTTGCAACTACTATTTCAGCAAGTGGATTGGGAATGAAACCGGTATTGATTTCTGGAAGCCAAGAACAAAAACAAAGAGTAGCAGACTTGATTTTAGAAGGAGGATTTGGAGCTTTCTGTTTGACAGAACCTGGAGCAGGATCTGATGCTTCTGCTGGAAAAACAACAGCTGTGAAAGATGGAGATTCTTACATTTTAAATGGAAGAAAATGTTTTATCACAAATGGAGCCGTTGCTTCTTTCTATTGTATCACTGCTATGACAGATAAAACAAAGGGAGTAAAAGGAATTTCTATGTTCTTAGTGGAAGCAGGAACACCAGGACTAAGCACAGGAAATCACGAAAATAAAATGGGTATCCGAACTTCTAATACTTGTGATGTTGTGTTAGAAGATTGTAGAATCCCAGCTTCTGCTTTGGTTGGAAAAGAAGGAGAAGGATTTGCAATTGCAATGAAGACTTTGGACCAAGCAAGAACTTGGATGGGATGTATCGCAACAGGAATTGCTCAAAGAGGAATCAACGAAGCAATTGCTTATGGGAAAGAAAGAATCCAATTTGGAAAACCTGTTATTAAAAACCAAGCACTACAATTTAAAATTGCAGATATGGAAATCAAAACAGAAACTGCAAGACAAATGGTAGCTCATGCTTTAACAAAAATGGATTTGGGATTACCTTTTGCAAAAGAATCTGCGATTGCAAAATGTTATGCAGGAGATATTGCAATGGAAGTTGCTTCTGAAGCAATTCAAGTATTTGGTGGATATGGATACAGTAGAGAATATCCAGTAGAAAAATTGATTCGAGATGCTAAAATATTCCAAATCTTTGAAGGAACAAATGAAATTCAAAGAATCGTAATCGCTAACAATGTAATTGGAAGATAA
- a CDS encoding electron transfer flavoprotein subunit beta/FixA family protein yields the protein MEILVCIKQVADDSVEIAMNPTTGKPALEGVAEVVNAFDTYALEMATRLKEAKGGNICVLSLGGATTTNSLKNCLAVGADEAFHIKDETYQEKDTIAVAQILAKGIQEVEAQRGKKFDLVFCGKESTDFASGQVGIMLADELHYGVVTNLVDIDGDETKVSTKRETEEGYQEIEVACPAVLTVTKPNYEPRYPTIKSKMAARKKAIAEVVVDTTAECVITEVKMSAPAKRQAGVKLVTGTPEELVAQAMEKMLEAKVF from the coding sequence ATGGAAATATTAGTGTGTATCAAACAAGTTGCCGATGATTCCGTTGAAATCGCAATGAACCCTACAACCGGAAAGCCAGCTTTAGAAGGAGTAGCAGAAGTTGTAAATGCTTTTGACACTTATGCACTAGAAATGGCAACTCGATTGAAAGAAGCAAAAGGAGGAAATATCTGCGTTCTTTCATTGGGAGGAGCAACTACAACAAACAGTTTGAAAAACTGTTTAGCAGTAGGAGCAGATGAAGCATTCCATATCAAAGATGAAACATATCAAGAAAAAGATACCATTGCTGTTGCTCAAATTCTAGCAAAAGGAATTCAAGAAGTGGAAGCACAACGAGGAAAGAAATTTGATTTGGTTTTCTGTGGAAAAGAAAGTACTGATTTTGCTTCAGGACAAGTTGGAATTATGCTTGCCGATGAATTACACTATGGAGTAGTAACTAACTTAGTAGATATCGATGGAGATGAAACAAAAGTTTCCACAAAACGAGAAACAGAAGAAGGATACCAAGAAATTGAAGTAGCTTGTCCAGCTGTTTTGACAGTAACAAAACCAAATTATGAACCTAGATACCCAACTATTAAAAGTAAAATGGCAGCAAGAAAGAAAGCAATTGCGGAAGTGGTAGTAGATACTACAGCGGAATGTGTTATCACAGAAGTAAAAATGTCAGCTCCAGCAAAACGACAAGCCGGAGTAAAATTAGTGACTGGAACACCAGAAGAATTGGTTGCTCAAGCCATGGAAAAAATGTTGGAAGCAAAAGTATTTTAG
- a CDS encoding electron transfer flavoprotein subunit alpha/FixB family protein, whose protein sequence is MSIEKQKNIMVYVETVEGSPINVSLEALTQARKLATGDQVVAVLVGEKLDEAAKKCVEFGADEVLCIEDTRKEVEAVGDILAQCNAKYEPKVILIGSSLDGKDIAAMVASRAKLPSLTDVIAMREENGTCYMTIPMYSGNILKEVSVAAGKTVIVVLRSGACKKEAAAGAGNIQKEEVALNELLTKVTNVVTEISESVNLEEAEVIVSGGRGMGSKENFELVKQLAEVCGGVVGATRPVTEENWVPRSHQIGQSGKIVAPKLYIACGISGATQHISGAIGSNYIVAINKDEDASIFDVSDVGIVGNVMDILPLMIEEIKKVKSK, encoded by the coding sequence ATGAGTATTGAAAAACAAAAAAATATAATGGTATATGTTGAAACAGTAGAAGGATCTCCTATAAATGTTTCTTTGGAAGCTTTGACTCAAGCAAGAAAGCTTGCAACCGGAGATCAAGTCGTTGCTGTCTTAGTTGGAGAAAAGTTAGACGAAGCAGCTAAAAAATGTGTTGAATTTGGAGCGGATGAAGTTCTTTGTATCGAAGATACTAGAAAAGAAGTAGAAGCTGTGGGAGACATCTTAGCTCAATGCAACGCAAAATATGAACCAAAAGTAATTTTAATTGGATCAAGTTTGGATGGAAAAGATATTGCTGCTATGGTAGCAAGTAGAGCAAAATTACCTTCTTTGACAGATGTTATCGCAATGCGTGAAGAAAATGGAACTTGTTATATGACAATTCCTATGTATAGTGGAAATATCTTGAAGGAAGTTTCTGTTGCAGCCGGAAAAACTGTGATTGTAGTGTTACGTTCAGGAGCTTGTAAAAAAGAAGCAGCAGCTGGAGCAGGAAATATTCAAAAAGAAGAAGTTGCTTTGAATGAATTACTTACTAAAGTAACCAATGTAGTTACTGAAATTTCTGAAAGTGTAAATCTAGAAGAAGCAGAAGTGATTGTTTCCGGTGGAAGAGGTATGGGAAGCAAAGAAAACTTTGAATTGGTAAAACAATTAGCAGAAGTTTGCGGAGGAGTTGTAGGAGCAACAAGACCGGTTACAGAAGAAAACTGGGTTCCTAGATCTCACCAAATTGGACAATCTGGAAAAATTGTTGCACCTAAATTATATATTGCTTGTGGAATCTCAGGAGCAACACAACATATTTCAGGAGCAATTGGATCAAATTATATTGTGGCAATTAACAAAGACGAAGATGCTTCTATCTTTGATGTATCTGACGTAGGAATTGTTGGAAATGTCATGGATATTTTACCTCTTATGATAGAAGAAATTAAAAAAGTAAAGAGCAAATAG
- a CDS encoding CidA/LrgA family protein produces the protein MGQCLLILAISLLGQFLSDLISFPIPKTIIASLILFVLLELKVVKVDYLRGILDICRKNLAFFFMPVGVAIMTKLGERPSMDYLKVLIVMIISTCVIMIVTGKATDIIIGIQEKIFKRNDKGGDNK, from the coding sequence ATGGGACAATGTCTTCTTATCTTAGCAATTTCTCTCCTTGGACAATTTTTAAGCGACCTTATTTCGTTCCCGATTCCAAAAACAATTATTGCATCTTTAATACTATTTGTTTTATTGGAACTTAAGGTAGTTAAAGTGGATTATTTGAGAGGAATTTTAGATATTTGTCGTAAAAATTTAGCATTCTTTTTTATGCCGGTTGGAGTCGCTATTATGACGAAACTGGGAGAAAGACCTTCCATGGACTATTTAAAAGTGTTGATTGTGATGATTATCAGTACTTGTGTTATTATGATAGTTACTGGAAAAGCAACGGATATTATCATTGGAATTCAAGAAAAAATATTCAAGAGAAATGATAAAGGGGGGGATAATAAATGA
- a CDS encoding LrgB family protein, whose translation MSGFLENPLVHNVLFSPFFGMVLSLVAYMIGAYFFKKTKSIFCNPLLIGILLAILFMLATDIPFEAYNQGGSILKMLISPVESVIIGVALYEQLEILKKNWFPILLSSFIGSTFAIIVVYVLGKLIVLPQDLLYATFPKSVTTAIALDIGSKFGWDGSLITMMTVSTGIIGAVVAPWITKFIKSPVARGLAIGTSSHAVGTSKAIEMGEIEGAMSGLGLSLAAIVTSFMVPVILTILHVI comes from the coding sequence ATGAGTGGATTTTTAGAAAACCCTTTAGTGCATAATGTACTATTTAGCCCATTCTTTGGAATGGTATTATCCCTTGTAGCCTATATGATTGGTGCTTATTTTTTCAAGAAAACAAAATCAATTTTTTGTAATCCTTTGTTAATTGGAATCTTATTGGCAATTTTATTCATGTTAGCAACGGACATTCCATTTGAAGCATACAATCAAGGCGGAAGCATTTTGAAAATGTTAATTAGTCCGGTTGAAAGTGTTATTATTGGAGTAGCTTTGTATGAACAATTAGAAATCTTGAAAAAGAATTGGTTCCCAATTCTATTGTCAAGTTTTATTGGAAGTACCTTTGCTATTATTGTTGTATATGTATTAGGAAAGTTAATTGTGTTACCACAAGATTTACTATATGCAACTTTCCCAAAATCAGTAACCACAGCTATCGCTTTAGATATTGGATCCAAGTTTGGATGGGACGGTTCTTTGATTACTATGATGACAGTAAGTACAGGAATTATCGGGGCTGTTGTAGCACCTTGGATTACAAAATTTATCAAATCTCCAGTGGCAAGAGGTTTGGCAATTGGAACATCCAGCCATGCGGTTGGAACTTCTAAAGCTATTGAAATGGGAGAAATAGAAGGAGCTATGAGCGGATTAGGACTTAGCTTAGCTGCTATTGTTACTTCTTTTATGGTGCCTGTTATTTTAACAATTTTACATGTGATTTAA
- the nhaC gene encoding Na+/H+ antiporter NhaC, whose product MKRKPTLVEALLPIVFLIVIIAVGILKYGADPQIPLLMATIVAAALGKYLGYTWSEMEKGIVETILPATQAILIQMIIGVIIGTWIVAGIVPTMIYYGLQIISPGFFLLATTVLCSIVSLATGSSWTTAGTVGIALLGVGEVLGIPTALTAGAIISGAYFGDKLSPLSDTTNLAAAVSGTTLFEHIRNMMKTTIPAYCIALALYTGIGLRYLGRELNTEEIYKLLHILEQEFVINPVLLLPPILVILMVALKTPAVPGLTLGGVLGAIFAFVIQHKDFGAILEASQYGYKATTGYELADNLLSRGGLQSMMFTVSLIIVAMAFGGVVEKIKVLETVEERLVTFTKTTGSLVLTTVLSCIFCNATLPEQYLSILIPGRMFKDRYRKKGLDPRVLSRILEDSGTMTSALIPWNTCGAFMYATLGVYPFAYLPFAFFNLLSPLIAILSGFFGVGIIKLEEEERLD is encoded by the coding sequence ATGAAAAGAAAGCCAACATTGGTGGAAGCTCTACTTCCTATTGTATTTTTAATCGTAATTATTGCTGTGGGGATTTTAAAATATGGAGCTGACCCACAAATACCACTTTTGATGGCTACGATTGTAGCTGCGGCTTTAGGAAAATATTTAGGTTATACTTGGTCAGAGATGGAAAAAGGGATTGTCGAGACGATTTTACCAGCAACCCAAGCTATCCTAATACAGATGATTATTGGGGTAATAATAGGAACTTGGATTGTAGCAGGAATTGTGCCGACGATGATATACTATGGTTTACAGATAATCTCACCGGGATTTTTTTTGTTAGCAACAACTGTATTGTGTTCTATTGTTTCTTTAGCGACAGGAAGTTCGTGGACAACAGCAGGAACTGTCGGGATTGCTTTGCTGGGAGTTGGAGAAGTTTTAGGAATTCCTACGGCATTGACAGCAGGAGCTATTATTTCAGGAGCTTATTTTGGAGATAAGTTGTCTCCTTTGTCGGATACGACAAATTTAGCAGCAGCTGTTTCAGGAACCACTTTATTTGAGCATATTCGTAATATGATGAAAACAACCATACCTGCTTATTGTATTGCTTTAGCTTTATACACAGGAATTGGACTTCGTTATTTAGGGAGAGAATTAAATACAGAAGAAATATATAAATTGTTACATATATTAGAGCAGGAATTTGTCATTAATCCTGTTTTGTTACTTCCACCGATTTTAGTTATTCTAATGGTAGCTTTAAAGACACCAGCGGTTCCAGGATTGACCCTAGGGGGAGTTTTGGGAGCTATTTTTGCTTTTGTTATTCAACATAAAGATTTTGGAGCTATTTTAGAGGCTTCTCAGTATGGATACAAGGCAACAACAGGCTATGAATTAGCAGATAATTTGTTATCAAGAGGTGGTTTACAGTCTATGATGTTTACCGTTTCTTTGATTATTGTCGCTATGGCATTTGGTGGAGTGGTAGAAAAAATTAAAGTCTTGGAAACTGTGGAAGAAAGATTGGTTACTTTCACAAAAACAACAGGAAGTTTGGTGTTAACAACTGTGCTTTCTTGTATTTTTTGTAATGCAACCTTGCCGGAACAATATCTTTCTATTTTAATTCCAGGAAGAATGTTTAAAGATCGGTATCGAAAAAAAGGTTTAGATCCAAGGGTATTATCAAGAATTTTAGAAGATTCCGGAACAATGACTTCGGCACTCATTCCTTGGAATACCTGTGGAGCTTTTATGTATGCAACTTTAGGAGTTTATCCTTTTGCATATTTACCTTTTGCTTTCTTTAATTTATTGAGTCCTTTGATTGCTATTTTATCCGGATTTTTTGGAGTAGGAATAATAAAATTAGAGGAAGAAGAAAGATTAGACTAG
- the dtd gene encoding D-aminoacyl-tRNA deacylase, with amino-acid sequence MKAVIQRVQYASVAVEGNIIGKIEKGFLILLGITHEDTEKDVLWLANKIKDLRVFEDENGKMNLSLEEVKGEVLIVSQFTLYGNCMKGRRPAFVDAARPELAIPLYEKFLETFQSFGIKTESGKFGADMKVELLNDGPVTLIIESKDK; translated from the coding sequence ATGAAAGCAGTTATTCAAAGAGTACAATATGCAAGTGTGGCAGTAGAGGGAAATATCATTGGCAAAATTGAAAAGGGATTCTTAATCCTACTAGGAATCACTCATGAGGATACCGAAAAAGATGTTCTTTGGTTAGCAAATAAAATCAAAGATTTGCGTGTTTTTGAAGATGAAAATGGAAAGATGAATTTATCCTTAGAAGAGGTAAAGGGAGAAGTACTAATCGTTTCTCAATTTACTCTTTATGGGAACTGCATGAAAGGAAGAAGGCCTGCCTTCGTCGATGCCGCAAGACCTGAACTGGCAATTCCACTATATGAAAAATTTTTAGAAACATTTCAATCTTTTGGAATTAAAACGGAATCAGGAAAATTTGGAGCTGACATGAAAGTAGAGCTTTTAAATGATGGTCCGGTTACTTTAATTATTGAAAGTAAAGACAAATAA
- a CDS encoding nicotinate phosphoribosyltransferase yields MKRLNTLTEFARVINSDRYQYTESDIFLMEKMQDKVATFDVFFRKTEDGGFAVVAGVQEVLDLIHILNETSEEEKRMYFSTILEEQHLIEFLSKIRFTGDIYALPDGAIAYPNEPILTIKAPLIEAQILETPILNIINMAMAIATKASMVTRAAYPQVVSSFGSRRAHGFDSAVSGNKAAVIGGCSGHSNLMTEYRYGIPSSGTMAHSYIQSFGVGKKAEKEAFTKFIEHRKNRKGNTLLLLIDTYNTIKIGLENAIEAFQEAGIDDNYPGVYGVRIDSGDLAYLSKKCRQRLDEVGMKKAKIFLTNSLDEKLIKSLKEQGACVDIYGVGDAIAVSKSYPCFGGVYKIVELDGKPLIKLSEDVIKISNPGFKEVYRIFDKEGKAYADLVTLVEGDRDKEILLSGKDLILRDEKYDFKKSYLKAGEYTFEKLTKVYVKQGEIQEALYEELLDTMKSQKHYFESLEKVSDERKRLENPHQYKVDLSQDLLQLKYGLIKSIKEEA; encoded by the coding sequence ATGAAACGCCTAAATACCTTAACAGAATTTGCGAGAGTTATCAATTCAGATCGTTACCAATATACAGAAAGTGACATTTTTTTAATGGAGAAGATGCAAGATAAGGTTGCCACCTTTGATGTGTTTTTTCGTAAGACTGAAGACGGTGGGTTTGCAGTCGTAGCAGGAGTACAAGAGGTCTTAGATTTGATCCATATTTTAAACGAAACAAGTGAAGAAGAAAAAAGAATGTATTTTTCTACTATTTTAGAAGAACAACATTTGATTGAATTTTTATCAAAAATTCGTTTTACAGGAGATATCTATGCTTTGCCGGATGGAGCAATTGCTTATCCGAATGAACCGATTTTGACGATTAAGGCTCCTTTGATTGAAGCACAAATTTTGGAAACTCCTATTTTAAATATTATCAATATGGCAATGGCAATTGCTACAAAAGCATCTATGGTAACGAGAGCAGCTTATCCACAAGTAGTTTCCTCTTTTGGAAGTCGAAGAGCTCACGGATTTGATAGTGCTGTTTCCGGAAATAAGGCAGCTGTCATTGGTGGTTGTAGCGGACACTCTAATTTGATGACGGAATATCGTTATGGAATTCCAAGTTCGGGAACGATGGCTCACTCTTATATTCAATCTTTCGGAGTAGGGAAAAAAGCCGAGAAAGAAGCCTTTACAAAATTTATTGAACATCGAAAAAATAGAAAAGGGAATACTTTATTACTATTGATTGACACTTATAATACTATAAAAATAGGATTGGAAAATGCGATTGAAGCTTTTCAAGAAGCAGGAATTGATGATAATTATCCAGGCGTATATGGGGTGCGTATTGATTCGGGAGACTTGGCATACTTATCAAAGAAATGCAGACAACGTTTAGATGAAGTAGGAATGAAGAAAGCAAAAATTTTCTTGACGAATTCTTTGGATGAAAAATTGATTAAATCTTTGAAAGAACAAGGAGCTTGTGTTGATATTTATGGGGTTGGAGATGCGATTGCCGTATCAAAATCTTATCCTTGTTTTGGGGGAGTTTATAAGATAGTGGAGTTAGATGGAAAACCATTGATTAAACTTTCGGAAGATGTCATTAAAATTTCAAACCCTGGATTTAAAGAAGTGTACCGAATTTTCGATAAAGAAGGAAAGGCTTATGCAGATTTAGTCACTTTAGTGGAGGGAGATCGAGATAAGGAAATTTTATTGTCAGGAAAGGATCTAATACTTCGAGATGAAAAATACGATTTTAAAAAGAGTTATTTAAAAGCGGGAGAATATACATTTGAAAAATTAACAAAAGTCTATGTGAAACAAGGAGAAATACAAGAAGCTTTGTACGAAGAGTTACTAGATACGATGAAATCGCAAAAACATTATTTTGAGTCTTTAGAAAAAGTTTCCGATGAAAGAAAGCGTTTGGAAAATCCACATCAATATAAAGTCGATTTATCGCAAGATTTATTACAATTAAAATATGGACTTATCAAAAGTATTAAAGAAGAAGCTTAG
- a CDS encoding phosphatidylserine decarboxylase: MKFEAIRYIERKTGEYKIEKVPGESFLKFLYYNPFGKLALEALVKRKFLSVWYGKKMDTPESKKKILPFVKALEIPMEEAEKSWEDFTSFNDFFYRKLKKGARTWDMREEVLVSPADGKILAYENIESFSSFFVKGQEFSLEELFASKEMAEKYAGGSFVIVRLAPVDYHRFHFPIDAWVGTSHKIDGYYYSVSTHAIRRNIRIFLENQREYTILESKLFGDIAYFEVGATMVGGIHQTYLENTMVNKGEEKGYFDFGGSTCLLLFEKGKVQLDEDLLENTKKGLETKVYVGEKIGYAKKDGVL, from the coding sequence ATGAAATTTGAAGCCATTCGATATATAGAAAGAAAAACAGGAGAATATAAGATTGAGAAAGTTCCGGGAGAATCATTCTTGAAATTTTTATATTATAATCCTTTCGGAAAATTAGCTCTAGAAGCTTTGGTAAAACGAAAATTTTTAAGTGTTTGGTACGGGAAAAAAATGGATACACCGGAATCAAAGAAGAAAATACTTCCTTTTGTAAAAGCATTGGAAATTCCTATGGAAGAAGCGGAGAAATCTTGGGAGGATTTTACTTCTTTCAATGACTTCTTCTATCGAAAACTCAAAAAAGGAGCAAGAACTTGGGACATGAGAGAAGAGGTCCTAGTTTCTCCGGCAGATGGGAAAATTTTGGCCTATGAAAATATTGAGTCTTTTTCTTCTTTTTTTGTAAAAGGACAAGAATTTTCTTTGGAGGAATTATTTGCATCTAAAGAAATGGCAGAAAAATATGCAGGGGGTAGTTTTGTGATTGTAAGATTAGCTCCAGTAGATTACCATCGTTTTCATTTTCCGATAGATGCTTGGGTGGGAACTTCCCATAAAATAGATGGGTACTATTATTCGGTATCTACCCATGCCATTCGTAGAAATATTCGTATTTTTTTAGAAAATCAAAGGGAGTATACCATCTTAGAATCAAAATTATTTGGTGATATTGCATATTTTGAAGTTGGTGCAACTATGGTCGGAGGTATTCATCAAACATATCTGGAAAATACTATGGTAAATAAAGGAGAAGAAAAAGGTTATTTTGATTTTGGAGGTTCCACCTGTTTGCTTCTTTTCGAAAAGGGAAAAGTACAATTAGATGAGGATTTGTTAGAAAACACCAAAAAAGGACTTGAAACTAAGGTGTATGTAGGAGAAAAGATAGGCTATGCAAAGAAGGACGGAGTACTTTAA
- a CDS encoding NusG domain II-containing protein, with the protein MQRRTEYFKRGDIVIYLLLVFLFFQLALNILQFPEVKAEKAEIYVDGRLEYVYPLQEEQKLFFVDTPIGGVNVEIKDKKIRVTTSNSPLKLCVKQGWIDGVGESIIGVPDRLLIQIVGEISEDDEDYVDGVVR; encoded by the coding sequence ATGCAAAGAAGGACGGAGTACTTTAAACGAGGAGATATTGTAATTTATCTTCTGTTAGTGTTTTTATTTTTTCAATTAGCTTTGAATATATTACAATTTCCGGAAGTGAAGGCGGAAAAAGCGGAGATTTATGTGGATGGAAGATTAGAATATGTCTATCCTTTGCAAGAAGAACAAAAACTTTTTTTTGTAGATACCCCTATTGGTGGAGTGAATGTGGAAATAAAAGACAAGAAAATAAGGGTAACTACTTCAAATTCTCCTTTAAAACTTTGTGTAAAACAGGGTTGGATTGATGGTGTAGGAGAAAGCATTATAGGAGTTCCGGATAGACTTTTAATTCAAATTGTGGGAGAAATATCAGAAGATGACGAAGATTATGTGGATGGCGTGGTGAGATAG